CGTCGGCGCTCAGCGAGGTCCGACGCGCGGCTCACGCACGCGCGGTCGTTTCGGAGCTCGGCCTCGACCCGCGACTCGAGCCGCTGGTTCCGCTTCCGCCACGCGGAGCGCGCAAGCGCGCCGCGTACGAACACGCGCTGGTGGGCATGCGCGAGATCTCAGCGATGCCGGAGCCGCAGCGCACGGACGCGGTGCGGCAGCTGCTCGAGCGGTTCGGCGGGGGAGGGTAGCGCGCCGCGCTCCCGCGCGCGACCGCGTTGCGCGGCGCGGGCGCTATGATGCCCTCATGCAGATGCGGGCTTATGTCGCGGAGTTCCTCGGGCACCTCGCGGTGGAGCGGGGGGCGTCGCCCAACACGATCGACGCCTACCGACGCGATCTGACCGGCTACGCGGACTTCCTCGAGTCCGGCGGCGTCGCCTCGCCGGACGCCGTCGACCGCGATGCGCTCGTGCGCTTCGTCGGCACGCTGCGCGGCCGAGGCCTCGCGCCCGCGAGCATCGAGCGCAAGATGGCGGCGGTGAAGTCGTTCCACAAGTACCTCGTGCGTGAGGGCATCACCGAGAACCACCCCACGGCAGGCGTCCCGCTGCCCAAGGTCCCCGAGCGGCTGCCCGACGTCATCACCATCGACGACGCCGACCGCCTGCTCTCCCAGCCGTTCCCCGACGGACCGGCCGGTTCCCGCGACCGCGCGATGCTCGAGGTGCTGTACGGCTGCGGGATGCGTGCGAGCGAGCTCGTCGGCCTCGACGTGGCGGACCTCGGCCTCGACGACGGTGTCGTGCGCGTCTTCGGCAAGGGGAGCAAGGAACGCCTCGTGCCGATCGCCGGCGCCGCTGCGCGCGCGCTCGCCGAGTACCTCGCGCACGGGCGCCCGTACCTGCGCGCGAAGTCGGGCGTGGCGCAGGACCCGTCGGCGGTGTTCCTGAACTCGCGCGGG
This region of Actinomycetota bacterium genomic DNA includes:
- the xerD gene encoding site-specific tyrosine recombinase XerD; translated protein: MQMRAYVAEFLGHLAVERGASPNTIDAYRRDLTGYADFLESGGVASPDAVDRDALVRFVGTLRGRGLAPASIERKMAAVKSFHKYLVREGITENHPTAGVPLPKVPERLPDVITIDDADRLLSQPFPDGPAGSRDRAMLEVLYGCGMRASELVGLDVADLGLDDGVVRVFGKGSKERLVPIAGAAARALAEYLAHGRPYLRAKSGVAQDPSAVFLNSRGRRLTRQTVHALVSRYGRLVDLELHPHTLRHSFATHMLEGGADLRSLQEMLGHADISTTQIYTHVDLQHLREEYLSTHPRARMR